A genomic region of Metopolophium dirhodum isolate CAU chromosome 1, ASM1992520v1, whole genome shotgun sequence contains the following coding sequences:
- the LOC132940829 gene encoding LON peptidase N-terminal domain and RING finger protein 1-like: MPLTVICQFHLRGECRYGVQCWNSHEAKTFREQAIIDAARNEAILKTSRRLFAREVLRAVQGDQRSINSMNAFMEVLRKDNNWERLDTIADLTNTFIAQLGVDDHYANPAQSTSTNAFIVQVHALCARPSQNASTSTNSTNALTMQVQTQELQLQPEASTRPILKQPDNSKIAMEMVANELSVAMKTGNGNSEKETASNFHALHQKKMKESTGNHGSVWDDILLSAIDSNLLCNICFEIFIKPTVLNCSHTFCESCILIWTDRVIACPICRVEVKSKSYCLTLESFIEKIVEHLPKEIKDKREVVIKDRINMKIERPQRVTHRFNRNGHSGLMYARQQSDAAIPPPQYRLPMDRNADFNTDFLVDESEIFRMNLHDTVVSTGGVNPLMSYVYGPEEQTSNTRITRPYNSSTRH, translated from the exons ATGCCATTAACAGTGATTTGTCAGTTTCATTTGCGAGGTGAATGCCGGTACGGCGTTCAGTGTTGGAACTCGCATGAAGCGAAAACTTTTAGGGAACAAGCGATTATTGATGCTGCTAGGAACGAAGCGATTCTGAAGACTTCAA GGAGATTATTTGCCAGAGAAGTTTTAAGGGCTGTTCAAGGTGATCAAAGAAGTATCAATAGCATGAATGCCTTTATGGAAGTACTACGAAAAGATAATAATTGGGAAAGGCTAGATACTATTGCCGATCTTACTAATACCTTTATAGCACAACTAGGAGTAGATGATCATTATGCAAACCCAGCTCAAAGTACTAGTACCAACGCTTTCATTGTACAAGTACATGCTCTTTGTGCAAGGCCGTCTCAAAATGCTAGTACCAGTACCAATAGTACTAATGCCTTAACCATGCAAGTACAAACACAAGAACTTCAATTGCAGCCTGAAGCATCCACGAG ACCAATATTAAAACAACCTGACAATTCTAAAATAGCAATGGAAATGGTGGCGAACGAACTTTCTGTGGCAATGAAAACAGGAAATGGCAATAGCGAAAAAGAGACTGCGAGTAATTTTCATGCACTTCATCAAAAAAAGATGAAAGAAAGTACTGGAAATCATGGTTCTGTGTGGGATGATATTTTATTGTCTGCTATTGACAGTAATTTACTGTGCAATATCTGTTTTGAAATCTTTATTAAG ccgACTGTGCTTAACTGTTCACACACGTTTTGTGAATCGTGCATTCTTATTTGGACAGACCGTGTCATAGCATGTCCAATTTGTCGTGTGGAAGTtaaatcaaaatcatattgtttgaCTTTAGAAAGCTTCATTGAAAAGATTGTTGAACATTTGCCGAAGGAAATTAAAGATAAGCGTGAAGTAGTCATAAAAGACCGCATTAATATGAAAA TCGAAAGACCTCAACGAGTGACTCATAGATTTAACAGAAATGGTCATTCCGGATTAATGTATGCGCGACAGCAGTCCGATGCTGCCATACCACCACCACAATACCGGCTCCCAATGGACCGAAATGCTGATTTCAATACAGACTTTCTTGTTGACGAATCGGAAATTTTTAGAATGAATTTACATGATACAGTTGTAAGCACTGGAGGTGTAAACCCTCTAATGAGTTATGTTTATGGTCCCGAAGAACAAACCTCAAATACACGCATAACTCGTCCATATAACTCTTCTACTCGTCACTAA
- the LOC132935243 gene encoding uncharacterized protein LOC132935243 encodes MPFNHMSQAKEFGWRLLAAETIFHSYDSSKYGAPSVIRFDEPVNVREINILSPSMYMRTSSGGFLIGGTDPIKFPVTFHCNNVDEDTASANVKLGELNYEEDASMTLRCDNEIWTNRLIVFAKYSTLTIVVYGTSKNYNAKEHLKNLSPIQRMGAKYADRTFVPNFPSESKL; translated from the exons ATGCCGTTCAACCACATGAGCCAGGCAAAAGAATTCGGGTGGCGCTTGCTTGCCGCCGAGACGATTTTCCACTCGTACGACTCGTCTAAG tatgGAGCACCAAGTGTGATCAGATTTGATGAACCTGTGAACGTTCGTGAAATCAATATTCTCTCACCATCTATGTATATGCGCACTTCAAGCGGAGGATTCCTTATTGG aggAACTGATCCTATAAAATTTCCGGTTACATTTCATTGTAACAATGTAGATGAAGACACTGCTTCAGCAAATGTGAAGTTGGGTGAGCTCAACTATGAGGAAGATGCATCTATGACATTGAGGTGTGACAATGAG ATATGGACAAACAGATTGATTGTGTTtgcaaaatattcaacattaaCCATTGTTGTTTATGGAACATCAAAGAATTATAATGCTAAGGAACACTTGAAAAATCTCTCACCTATTCAACGTATGGGTGCTAAGTATGCAGATAGAACATTTGTTCCAAACTTTCCAAGTGAatccaaattataa